In one bacterium genomic region, the following are encoded:
- the pepF gene encoding oligoendopeptidase F yields the protein MSMWTHRLALVVATAFGVVLIAQAAESPERKDIDDKYKWDLTAMYPNNEAWEADYKFIESKLPELESYKGKVSKSGKDLKAFLDLLVEVGGHSENLVTYANMSLHLDTRDPVYLALRDRADVIGSKFGSTVSWFTPELTSIPPATLEKWYKDVKGLDLYRQYIANEMRQKKFVLSTEEEKLLSMTGEMIGMSESAAEALRNTDIQFPEIRDDQGNLIKLSEGRYRALMESSNPEVRREAAITLHNEYMKYKNTFASLMGSNVAAEIFFARARGYNSALHMAVDNDNVDTTVYLNLITAVKANLAPLHKYSRLRKEALGLTELHFYDFSAPIVGDAPSFTYEESVDMIKTALRPLGDEYSSALETAYSSRWVDVYETTAKRSGAYSWGSYKSHPYMLLNYHGTLDDVFTNAHEIGHTMHTWYTYKYQPQIYADYAIFVAEVASTFNEALLMDYLLKTETDPEKRLVYVNQYIDNIHGTIIRQTLFAEFELEMHRMYERGEPLTAESLSDLYYRVAASYYEPELVIDPQYHYTWLRIPHFYSNFYVYKYATSMAAALALSERVLDGGEKELQEYLGFLAGGSSKYPLELLKGAGVDMSTPQPIEAAMQKFTELVDELEVLLKARKG from the coding sequence TTCGGTGTAGTTTTGATCGCCCAAGCCGCGGAAAGCCCCGAACGCAAGGACATTGACGATAAGTATAAGTGGGACTTGACGGCAATGTACCCGAACAATGAGGCTTGGGAAGCGGATTACAAGTTTATCGAGAGCAAGCTGCCGGAGCTGGAAAGCTACAAAGGCAAGGTATCGAAGTCGGGCAAGGATTTGAAAGCCTTTCTCGATCTCCTCGTGGAAGTCGGAGGACACTCGGAGAATTTGGTAACCTACGCGAACATGTCGCTTCATTTGGACACGCGCGATCCAGTGTATCTCGCGCTACGCGACCGCGCAGATGTAATCGGCTCGAAATTCGGTTCGACGGTGTCGTGGTTCACACCGGAGTTGACCTCAATTCCTCCTGCGACTTTAGAGAAGTGGTACAAAGACGTTAAAGGTCTGGATCTTTACCGTCAATACATTGCCAATGAGATGCGGCAGAAGAAGTTCGTGCTGTCGACGGAAGAAGAGAAGCTCTTGTCGATGACGGGCGAGATGATCGGAATGTCAGAATCGGCTGCCGAAGCGCTGCGCAATACCGACATTCAGTTTCCGGAGATCCGGGACGATCAGGGAAATCTGATCAAGCTCTCGGAAGGCCGCTACCGTGCCCTGATGGAAAGCTCGAACCCGGAGGTTCGCCGTGAGGCTGCCATCACGCTGCATAATGAATACATGAAGTATAAGAACACATTCGCCAGTCTGATGGGTTCGAACGTGGCAGCGGAGATTTTTTTCGCGCGCGCGCGCGGTTACAATTCGGCGCTGCACATGGCGGTGGACAACGACAACGTGGACACGACTGTCTACCTGAACCTGATTACGGCTGTGAAAGCCAATCTCGCGCCACTGCACAAATACAGTCGCTTACGTAAAGAAGCACTGGGATTGACGGAGCTGCACTTCTATGATTTCAGCGCACCAATCGTGGGCGACGCACCGTCGTTCACGTATGAAGAAAGTGTGGACATGATAAAAACGGCGCTGCGTCCGCTTGGCGATGAATACAGTTCAGCGCTGGAAACGGCTTACAGCAGCCGCTGGGTGGATGTCTACGAGACGACAGCCAAGCGCAGCGGCGCTTACTCCTGGGGCAGCTACAAGAGTCATCCCTACATGCTGCTGAACTATCACGGCACACTGGACGACGTGTTCACGAATGCGCATGAGATCGGCCACACGATGCACACGTGGTATACGTACAAGTATCAGCCGCAGATTTACGCGGACTATGCGATTTTTGTTGCGGAAGTTGCATCGACGTTCAATGAAGCGCTTTTGATGGACTATCTATTGAAGACGGAGACTGATCCAGAGAAGCGGTTAGTGTATGTTAATCAGTACATCGATAACATTCACGGAACGATTATTCGTCAGACCCTGTTCGCCGAGTTTGAGCTTGAAATGCACCGTATGTACGAGCGCGGTGAACCGTTGACCGCCGAGTCCTTGAGCGACCTGTATTATCGCGTTGCAGCAAGCTACTACGAGCCGGAACTTGTCATTGACCCGCAGTATCACTACACGTGGCTGCGCATTCCGCACTTCTACTCGAACTTCTACGTGTACAAGTATGCGACGTCCATGGCGGCGGCGCTGGCGTTGTCCGAGCGTGTGCTGGACGGAGGAGAGAAAGAATTGCAGGAGTATCTTGGGTTCCTGGCGGGCGGTTCATCAAAGTATCCGCTTGAGCTGCTAAAAGGCGCGGGAGTGGATATGTCGACGCCGCAGCCGATTGAAGCGGCGATGCAGAAGTTCACGGAGCTTGTGGACGAGCTTGAAGTGCTGCTGAAGGCGCGAAAAGGCTAA
- a CDS encoding FtsQ-type POTRA domain-containing protein, giving the protein MAIIRALSVLLVFTALCAAESPDRLPVTHIELVGNRTTKDWVILRELRFSVGDSVAPQDLEAARLRLLSLSIFNNARVTQDASGAVSITVSEQFRFIPILSASAVEGTVNDALKEPKRIPDILVLLIGAADINHAGTGAFVGAYGVIGARTGINLEYYSRWLSPKLPLSLEFGARSLKISDRHASVLGYSRRLRNDRAYVKLSTRRGAPSRVGLNLAFDGVKEDDFLPAAGKRYNVGWVAPFVILDRRNLEWYPTEGMFARGDVEQAFGSDVFMMSSAVLAAYLPFAEGSRGPSLAARIYGGTSQNNTPPWSHYYFGFSKKFRGYSAEQVEASTYLSGECEFRFPITREVTYNVPIAGRYGKDIPFWLGGALFFERAQTQLDGTRNDVWAGGAALHIRFPYVQVIEISAARNRANQLDLVFSTGVRF; this is encoded by the coding sequence ATGGCGATAATCCGCGCACTCTCCGTACTGCTTGTTTTCACTGCACTGTGCGCCGCAGAGTCGCCAGATCGGTTGCCCGTCACGCACATCGAGTTAGTCGGCAATCGCACGACAAAGGACTGGGTCATTCTCCGTGAGCTGCGCTTCTCTGTCGGAGACAGTGTCGCGCCGCAGGACCTCGAGGCCGCACGTTTACGGCTCTTGTCCTTAAGCATCTTCAATAACGCCCGCGTCACTCAGGATGCTTCAGGTGCCGTTTCGATCACAGTCTCAGAGCAGTTTCGCTTTATCCCGATTCTCAGCGCCAGCGCGGTCGAAGGCACCGTCAATGATGCGCTGAAGGAACCAAAGCGAATCCCTGACATTCTTGTGCTGTTGATCGGCGCCGCCGATATCAATCACGCGGGAACCGGAGCTTTTGTCGGCGCATACGGAGTTATCGGTGCGCGCACCGGAATTAACCTTGAATACTATTCCCGCTGGCTGTCACCCAAATTGCCCTTGTCACTTGAGTTCGGTGCTCGCTCACTGAAAATTTCAGATCGTCACGCATCGGTTCTCGGTTACTCGCGCCGTCTGCGCAATGACCGGGCTTATGTCAAACTTTCCACCCGCAGGGGTGCACCCTCCCGCGTCGGGCTGAATCTCGCTTTTGACGGCGTCAAGGAAGACGACTTCCTTCCCGCAGCAGGCAAACGCTACAACGTAGGCTGGGTTGCTCCCTTCGTAATTCTGGATCGTAGAAACCTCGAATGGTATCCGACCGAAGGGATGTTCGCGCGCGGGGACGTCGAGCAGGCCTTTGGTTCAGATGTGTTCATGATGTCCAGTGCCGTGTTAGCTGCCTACTTGCCCTTTGCAGAAGGGTCGCGCGGCCCCTCTCTTGCTGCGCGCATCTATGGCGGAACCTCACAGAACAACACTCCTCCGTGGTCGCACTACTACTTCGGCTTTTCCAAAAAGTTTCGAGGCTATTCCGCCGAGCAGGTTGAAGCGTCAACGTATCTGTCTGGTGAATGCGAGTTCCGTTTCCCTATAACCCGCGAAGTCACCTACAACGTTCCTATAGCTGGTCGCTACGGCAAAGACATTCCGTTCTGGCTTGGTGGAGCGCTCTTCTTTGAACGCGCGCAGACTCAGCTCGATGGTACGCGCAACGATGTTTGGGCCGGCGGCGCCGCGTTGCATATCCGTTTCCCCTACGTGCAGGTCATCGAAATCAGTGCGGCGCGAAACCGCGCCAACCAATTGGATTTGGTCTTCTCCACCGGAGTGCGATTCTAA
- a CDS encoding quinone-dependent dihydroorotate dehydrogenase has translation MIYESLRTLLFAGDPERVHDRVLACLESAGKSSAGRALVSAIAGNVPTEPVRTMGLSFEHPIGLAAGFDKDARALRGLFALKFSFVEIGTVTPQPQPGNPKPRMWRFPEAAALVNALGFPGEGMLAVKLRLAKLREQDALTRPIGINLGKNAFTPLAEAAGDYKLVLRELLELGDYFVVNVSSPNTPGLRTLQQLDSLRALLDPLQQIAVNNKPLLLKIAPDLADEDVTDAARVVSELGLAGIVCANTSIRRDIVPGADNLDRGGLSGAPIYPRMLTCLKLLRSELPPEHTLIAVGGIDSAARVRECLYSGAQLVQIYTAFIYRGPQVVRKLLGATS, from the coding sequence ATGATCTACGAGAGTCTGCGCACATTGTTATTCGCGGGAGATCCCGAGAGAGTGCATGATCGCGTGCTCGCCTGTCTTGAGTCCGCGGGGAAAAGCTCTGCGGGGCGCGCGCTGGTGTCGGCAATTGCGGGGAACGTTCCCACGGAACCTGTCCGCACGATGGGGTTGTCTTTTGAGCATCCTATCGGGCTTGCCGCAGGATTCGACAAGGATGCCCGTGCGTTGCGCGGACTCTTTGCACTTAAATTCTCCTTTGTCGAAATCGGTACTGTCACACCGCAGCCGCAACCCGGTAATCCCAAGCCGCGCATGTGGCGCTTTCCCGAAGCTGCTGCGCTGGTCAATGCGCTTGGCTTCCCCGGAGAAGGCATGCTCGCGGTCAAACTACGGCTTGCGAAACTCCGCGAACAGGATGCGTTGACTCGCCCCATCGGCATCAATCTCGGCAAGAACGCCTTCACACCACTTGCAGAAGCGGCAGGGGATTACAAACTTGTGCTGCGCGAATTGCTCGAACTCGGCGATTACTTCGTGGTTAACGTGTCGTCGCCGAATACGCCCGGTTTACGCACGCTTCAACAATTGGATTCTCTGCGCGCGCTCCTCGACCCGTTGCAGCAGATTGCCGTAAACAACAAACCTCTGCTGCTCAAAATCGCACCCGATCTCGCTGATGAAGACGTCACAGACGCCGCGCGTGTTGTAAGCGAACTCGGCCTCGCAGGAATTGTCTGCGCAAATACCAGTATTCGCCGTGACATCGTCCCGGGTGCTGACAATCTCGACCGCGGAGGACTGTCCGGTGCACCGATCTACCCGCGCATGCTGACTTGCCTGAAGTTGCTGCGAAGTGAACTTCCTCCAGAACACACTCTGATCGCAGTCGGCGGAATTGACTCGGCCGCGCGCGTGCGCGAATGCCTGTACTCCGGTGCGCAGCTTGTGCAAATCTACACGGCGTTCATCTATCGTGGTCCGCAGGTCGTCAGAAAGCTGCTCGGAGCGACGTCATGA